A window of Halobellus sp. LT62 contains these coding sequences:
- a CDS encoding glycosyltransferase family 4 protein, whose translation MARVAVVHNTLDFHGGADVVCLSVCEALQRDHDVSLFTLSETPPSVLAERFDIDLDARRIDVPSPRGGTAVARALSTIGPVVGPQLPLRSVLVSRFFEREADAFDLAVSTANEFDLSIPSVQYVHYPQFRLNRIPDASGALNPLWSRVAGPARNGFDDVTPLANSSWTADVFERVYGVEPAVVHPPIDPIEPRADWREREGGVVVAGRIAPDKRVLDAVEVVDGVRRRGHDVHLHVVGTAPRSYRRYVERVESAADERPYVTVERDVSRTRLDELLGTHRYGLNLKPREHFGMSVAEYVASGMIAFAPDSGGQREVLDEREDRLFGSVDEAIEILSAAIERDRPPEQSSARFGRARFREEICEHVDRALH comes from the coding sequence ATGGCACGGGTGGCCGTCGTCCACAACACGCTGGATTTCCACGGCGGCGCGGACGTCGTCTGTCTCTCCGTCTGTGAAGCGCTCCAGCGCGATCACGACGTGAGCCTGTTCACGCTCTCGGAGACGCCACCGAGCGTCCTCGCCGAGCGCTTCGATATCGATCTCGACGCGAGACGGATCGACGTCCCAAGTCCACGCGGCGGGACTGCGGTCGCGAGGGCGCTATCGACGATCGGGCCGGTAGTCGGTCCGCAGTTACCGCTCAGGAGCGTCCTTGTCAGCCGGTTCTTCGAACGCGAGGCCGACGCGTTCGACCTCGCGGTGAGCACGGCGAACGAGTTCGACCTCTCGATTCCCTCGGTGCAGTACGTCCATTACCCGCAGTTCCGACTGAACCGAATACCGGACGCGTCGGGTGCGTTGAACCCGCTGTGGAGCCGAGTCGCGGGGCCCGCCCGAAACGGGTTCGACGATGTCACGCCGCTCGCGAACTCGTCGTGGACGGCCGACGTCTTCGAGCGCGTCTACGGCGTCGAGCCGGCCGTCGTCCATCCGCCGATCGATCCGATCGAGCCACGGGCCGACTGGCGCGAGCGAGAGGGCGGCGTCGTCGTCGCTGGCCGCATCGCACCCGACAAACGGGTACTCGACGCCGTCGAGGTCGTCGACGGCGTCCGGCGACGCGGCCACGACGTTCACCTCCACGTCGTCGGCACGGCTCCGCGGTCGTACCGCAGGTACGTCGAACGGGTCGAAAGCGCGGCCGACGAACGCCCGTACGTCACCGTCGAACGCGACGTCTCCAGAACGCGGCTCGACGAGTTGCTCGGGACGCACAGGTACGGGCTGAATCTCAAACCCAGAGAGCACTTCGGGATGTCCGTCGCGGAGTACGTCGCAAGCGGGATGATCGCGTTCGCCCCCGACAGCGGAGGACAGCGGGAGGTCCTCGACGAACGCGAGGATCGACTGTTCGGATCGGTCGACGAGGCAATCGAGATACTCAGCGCGGCGATCGAACGGGATCGACCCCCCGAACAGTCGTCTGCTCGGTTCGGCCGGGCACGGTTCCGCGAGGAGATCTGCGAACACGTCGATCGGGCCCTACATTAA
- a CDS encoding aldo/keto reductase, whose product MECAFVGAGAVARKYAAGLEDSPLTLAAVCDLDCERAERLASAYDAAAYTDLGALLDAEAAPLVVNLTSHGAHADVTAACLADDRHVFSEKPLTLEADRANALVGLADERGLALGCAPINHRCDAQRHARTFLDDGRLGEIRLGYAHAHVGRVTEWHDSPDSFLAAGPLYDGAVYPISLLIDWFGPVAAIRTADALDVWPDREERTPSRPAHVEATVEFASGPVVRLTASLYAPHRSREFNSLELHGDDGSLYLADSGALAAERDTVSVGGAGRPYVAAPHPFPRRETRYLSGPENLATRIERGDAPTGGARRAAHVVAVCNAVERAAVRGSRVAVDDAPTATRGLVDSDRFAPPVCPPDRGAATGPTTAKSDAPEVRDAAIRLPPIGFGCSRYRDGEYVDRIDSVATALDAGYRLFDSAELYGNESRIGALLDSPGSPDREGLFVIGKVWNTNHEHVLEACTGSLDELRIDAFDSYLLHWTEAWAYQGPLSDLASKPVEAQEELTFPTDEHGDPAAADVSVESTWRRLEALHDRGLTRTLGVCNVSLSQLERIVDVARVPPALVQVESHPYRPRSALVEWCHARGIRVLAHSPLSAPGLLEESVVREIADDHGVSPAEIALAFHVDRGVVPIPASNDPDHVVANLAAARIRLTDADRRRLAALEDPEFERD is encoded by the coding sequence ATGGAGTGTGCCTTCGTCGGTGCTGGCGCTGTCGCGCGTAAGTACGCCGCCGGGCTCGAAGATTCGCCGCTGACTCTCGCGGCCGTCTGCGACCTCGACTGCGAGCGGGCCGAGCGGCTCGCGAGCGCCTACGACGCTGCGGCCTACACGGACCTCGGCGCGTTGCTCGACGCGGAGGCCGCGCCGCTCGTGGTGAACCTCACGAGCCACGGCGCACACGCCGATGTCACGGCTGCGTGCCTCGCTGACGACCGGCACGTATTCAGCGAGAAGCCGCTCACGCTGGAAGCCGACCGCGCGAACGCTCTCGTCGGTCTCGCGGACGAGCGCGGCCTCGCTCTCGGCTGCGCGCCGATCAACCACCGCTGCGACGCACAGCGACACGCCCGGACGTTCCTCGACGACGGCCGGTTGGGAGAGATCCGACTGGGGTACGCACACGCGCACGTCGGACGAGTGACCGAGTGGCACGACAGCCCCGATTCGTTCCTCGCAGCCGGGCCGCTGTACGACGGCGCGGTCTACCCGATCTCGCTTCTGATCGACTGGTTCGGCCCCGTTGCGGCGATCAGGACCGCCGACGCGCTCGACGTGTGGCCGGACCGTGAGGAGCGCACCCCGTCCCGCCCGGCACACGTCGAGGCGACGGTCGAATTCGCGTCTGGCCCGGTGGTTCGGCTCACCGCGAGCCTCTATGCGCCCCACCGCAGCCGCGAGTTCAACAGCCTCGAACTCCACGGCGACGACGGTTCGCTGTACCTCGCCGACAGCGGCGCGCTCGCGGCCGAACGGGACACTGTCTCCGTCGGCGGCGCGGGTCGGCCGTACGTGGCGGCTCCGCACCCCTTTCCGCGACGCGAAACCCGGTATCTGTCCGGTCCCGAGAACCTCGCCACGAGGATCGAACGCGGCGACGCTCCCACGGGCGGCGCTCGACGAGCGGCGCACGTCGTCGCCGTCTGCAACGCCGTCGAGCGGGCGGCGGTGAGAGGCTCTCGCGTCGCGGTCGACGATGCACCGACGGCGACACGCGGTCTCGTCGACTCCGATCGCTTCGCACCGCCGGTCTGCCCGCCGGATCGCGGTGCCGCAACGGGTCCAACGACGGCCAAATCAGACGCTCCCGAGGTTCGCGACGCCGCGATCCGGCTCCCACCGATCGGCTTCGGGTGCTCGCGGTACCGCGACGGCGAGTACGTCGACCGGATCGACTCGGTCGCGACGGCGCTGGACGCGGGCTATCGCCTGTTCGACTCAGCCGAACTGTACGGCAACGAATCGCGGATCGGCGCGCTCCTCGATTCGCCCGGATCTCCGGACAGAGAGGGGTTGTTCGTGATCGGCAAGGTCTGGAACACGAACCACGAACACGTGCTCGAGGCCTGTACGGGGAGCCTCGACGAACTCCGGATCGACGCCTTCGACTCGTATCTCCTCCACTGGACGGAGGCGTGGGCCTATCAGGGACCGCTGTCGGACCTCGCCTCCAAACCCGTCGAGGCGCAGGAGGAGTTGACGTTTCCGACCGACGAGCACGGCGATCCCGCCGCTGCCGACGTCTCCGTGGAATCGACGTGGCGTCGGCTCGAAGCGCTTCACGACCGGGGGCTGACGCGGACGCTCGGCGTCTGTAACGTCTCGCTGTCGCAACTGGAACGGATCGTCGACGTCGCGAGGGTGCCGCCTGCCCTCGTGCAGGTCGAATCGCACCCGTACCGGCCTCGCTCCGCGTTGGTCGAGTGGTGCCACGCGAGAGGAATTCGCGTGCTCGCGCATTCGCCACTGTCCGCGCCCGGGCTCCTCGAGGAATCCGTAGTACGGGAAATCGCGGACGACCACGGCGTTTCGCCCGCCGAAATCGCGCTCGCCTTCCACGTCGACCGCGGCGTCGTTCCGATCCCCGCTAGCAACGATCCAGACCACGTCGTCGCGAACCTCGCGGCCGCGCGGATCCGCCTGACCGACGCGGACCGACGGCGTCTCGCAGCGCTCGAGGACCCGGAGTTCGAGCGTGACTGA
- a CDS encoding CDP-alcohol phosphatidyltransferase family protein → MTDAASVPTRLRREWVAVATGASVLLVSGAAALSFVVDAPTLAAATLPATPGLSVSTVLAGLPVPLRWLVPTAAVAAYELWFCFRYLRLNRPEASAAGRSPHRRLGVPNLVTLARGGLFAAVAGFVALAPRAEIAWIPAILYGFGCALDAVDGALARRLDRRTVLGAKLDMAIDTTGFLLAPVVAVLWGQLPIWYLSLSVARYLFKFGRGLRRRRGKSVYDLPDSLVRRPLAGIQMAFITLALSPLFDLGAIRPLAAVVLAPSLAVFARDYLVVSGRIARSRR, encoded by the coding sequence GTGACTGACGCGGCGTCGGTCCCGACGAGACTCCGCCGCGAGTGGGTCGCCGTCGCGACGGGCGCGTCCGTTCTCTTGGTCTCGGGAGCCGCGGCTCTCTCGTTCGTCGTCGACGCCCCGACGCTCGCCGCGGCGACGCTTCCCGCCACGCCGGGACTCTCCGTGTCGACTGTGCTTGCCGGTCTACCGGTCCCGCTCCGCTGGCTTGTTCCGACCGCTGCGGTCGCGGCCTACGAGCTGTGGTTCTGTTTCCGGTACCTCCGATTGAACCGCCCCGAGGCGTCGGCTGCCGGCCGCTCGCCGCACCGTCGGTTGGGCGTTCCCAACCTCGTCACGCTCGCCCGCGGCGGGCTGTTCGCCGCGGTAGCGGGCTTTGTCGCACTCGCACCGCGCGCAGAGATCGCGTGGATTCCCGCGATCCTCTATGGTTTCGGATGTGCGTTGGACGCGGTCGACGGCGCGCTCGCTCGACGGCTCGACCGCCGCACCGTCCTCGGCGCGAAACTCGATATGGCGATCGATACGACCGGGTTTCTGCTCGCGCCCGTCGTCGCGGTCCTGTGGGGTCAACTGCCGATCTGGTACCTCTCGCTGTCGGTCGCACGGTATCTGTTCAAATTCGGACGGGGTCTGCGCCGTCGCCGTGGGAAGTCTGTCTACGACCTGCCGGACAGCCTCGTTCGCCGCCCGCTCGCGGGGATCCAGATGGCGTTTATTACGCTCGCGCTCTCTCCGCTCTTCGATCTGGGCGCGATCCGGCCGCTGGCGGCCGTCGTCCTCGCGCCGTCGCTCGCGGTCTTCGCTCGCGATTACCTCGTGGTCTCGGGCCGGATCGCACGCAGCCGTCGGTGA
- a CDS encoding AEC family transporter, with product MEVLSRLLALLVLLFVGTGLRFSGVLDESRTQLLNTVAYYAALPALIFVSTYDQAIGELLTGELFVGLLTAVFGTVGIAWLIHRRSEERGRRSVAIIQSYHSNLGYLGLPLVAATFDARVTAIASVVLGVVSLTQVPLTILILTAINEADASVGEELGRLARNPVLATLIAGLTIGSLGLPVPEPITAGLDVLGMLALPITLLCVGASLQVDLPNVDIGASGAVVAAKIVCMPAIGWVSLSLLGVDAATFTASIVMLGTPTAVSTYVFASELGGDEEFASLNVFLTTLASIATLFVLIRAVG from the coding sequence ATGGAGGTCCTATCCCGACTGCTCGCGCTGTTAGTGCTGCTGTTCGTCGGGACCGGACTGCGCTTTTCGGGCGTGCTCGACGAGTCGCGGACGCAACTGCTCAACACGGTCGCCTACTACGCCGCTCTGCCGGCGCTCATCTTCGTCTCGACGTACGATCAGGCGATCGGCGAGCTGCTCACCGGGGAGCTGTTCGTGGGGCTGTTGACGGCGGTCTTCGGGACTGTCGGCATCGCGTGGCTGATCCATCGGCGAAGCGAGGAGCGCGGTCGGCGGAGCGTCGCGATCATCCAGTCGTATCACTCCAATCTGGGCTATCTCGGATTGCCGCTGGTAGCGGCGACGTTCGATGCGCGGGTAACCGCCATCGCGAGCGTCGTCCTCGGGGTGGTGTCGCTGACGCAGGTGCCGCTCACGATACTCATCCTCACGGCGATCAACGAGGCCGACGCCTCGGTCGGCGAGGAACTGGGTCGCCTCGCGCGCAACCCGGTCCTCGCGACGCTGATCGCCGGGCTGACGATCGGTTCGCTCGGTCTCCCGGTCCCCGAACCGATCACGGCCGGGCTCGACGTTCTCGGGATGCTAGCGCTCCCGATCACGCTGCTCTGCGTCGGCGCATCGCTGCAGGTCGACCTCCCGAACGTCGACATCGGCGCGAGCGGGGCCGTCGTCGCCGCGAAGATCGTCTGTATGCCCGCGATCGGGTGGGTCTCTCTGTCGCTTCTCGGCGTCGACGCCGCGACGTTCACCGCGTCGATCGTGATGCTCGGGACGCCGACCGCCGTGTCGACGTACGTGTTCGCCTCGGAACTCGGCGGCGACGAGGAGTTCGCGTCGCTGAACGTGTTTCTGACCACACTCGCGTCGATCGCGACGCTGTTCGTGCTCATTCGCGCAGTCGGCTGA
- a CDS encoding amidase, whose translation MRSPSKPELEALADDLGIVIGDGELETYARVVADRLAPLERIEELATPQRPPREYDHARRGPGYQPDEDEDPHNAWITKCRVDGAEDGQLGGFSIGLKDSISVAGIPLTNGSRVLEGYVPTVDATVVSRVLDAGGTIAGKNNMWSFSIGASDYGPVRNPTAPEHSIGGSSSGTATAVAAGEIDIGIGGDQGGSIRIPSSFGGLVGLKPTHGLVPYTGVFGADPSIDHVGPITRTVGEAAIALSAMAGRDGLDPRQPHDLDVQAYTDAAEAEVSEMTVAVLREGFEHEASDHEVIETVRDAVADLEALGAEVTEVSVPEHAVAVDVTLSIIRYGYGQVLQQNGVLSGFSGWYDTGAVRYLSRALAARSSDLPAAAKVSWLASEFVRRNYGGSVYGKAQNLAATVREAYDEALADVDALVLPTVPITPPPSGGETGLEAMLGEGSRSAIGYNTAPFNASHHPALTVPCGDVGGAPVGMMLVGKRFDEAALFRLAGAYERTEPFR comes from the coding sequence GTGAGATCGCCGTCGAAACCCGAACTCGAAGCGCTCGCCGACGACCTCGGAATCGTAATCGGCGATGGTGAGCTCGAAACGTACGCGCGAGTCGTCGCCGACAGGTTGGCCCCGCTCGAACGGATCGAGGAACTGGCCACCCCGCAACGGCCGCCCCGAGAGTACGATCACGCTCGCCGGGGTCCCGGTTACCAACCGGACGAAGACGAGGATCCACACAACGCGTGGATCACCAAATGTCGCGTCGACGGGGCGGAGGACGGTCAGTTGGGAGGGTTTTCGATCGGGCTGAAAGACTCCATCAGCGTGGCGGGGATTCCGCTCACGAACGGATCGCGGGTGTTGGAGGGGTACGTCCCGACCGTCGACGCGACCGTTGTCTCGCGGGTACTCGACGCCGGTGGCACGATCGCGGGCAAAAACAATATGTGGAGCTTCTCGATCGGGGCGTCGGACTACGGACCGGTGCGAAATCCGACCGCGCCGGAGCACAGCATCGGCGGGTCCTCCTCGGGGACCGCGACGGCGGTTGCGGCCGGTGAGATCGATATCGGAATCGGCGGCGACCAAGGCGGATCGATCCGGATCCCGTCGTCGTTCGGCGGCCTCGTCGGCCTGAAACCAACGCACGGGTTGGTCCCCTACACCGGGGTTTTCGGTGCTGATCCGTCGATCGATCACGTCGGCCCGATCACCCGGACCGTCGGGGAGGCGGCGATCGCGTTGTCGGCCATGGCGGGCAGAGACGGACTCGACCCGCGACAGCCCCACGACCTCGACGTGCAGGCGTACACCGACGCCGCCGAGGCCGAGGTTTCGGAGATGACGGTGGCCGTGCTTCGAGAGGGGTTCGAACACGAGGCGAGCGACCACGAGGTGATCGAAACCGTCCGAGACGCGGTGGCCGACCTCGAAGCGCTGGGCGCGGAGGTGACCGAGGTCTCGGTTCCCGAACACGCCGTGGCGGTGGACGTGACGCTCTCTATCATCCGCTACGGCTACGGGCAGGTCCTCCAGCAGAACGGCGTCCTGAGCGGCTTCAGCGGATGGTATGACACCGGTGCCGTTCGGTATCTCAGCCGTGCACTTGCGGCCCGAAGCAGCGATCTCCCCGCGGCAGCGAAAGTCAGCTGGCTCGCCTCGGAGTTCGTCCGGCGTAACTACGGCGGATCGGTGTACGGAAAGGCACAGAACCTCGCCGCCACAGTGCGCGAGGCGTACGACGAGGCGCTGGCGGACGTGGACGCCCTCGTGCTGCCGACAGTCCCGATCACCCCACCGCCGTCCGGCGGAGAGACGGGGCTGGAAGCGATGCTCGGTGAAGGCTCGAGATCGGCGATCGGCTACAACACCGCGCCGTTCAACGCGAGTCATCACCCCGCGCTCACCGTGCCCTGCGGAGACGTCGGCGGCGCGCCGGTGGGGATGATGTTGGTTGGCAAGCGTTTCGACGAGGCGGCGCTCTTCCGGCTGGCCGGGGCGTACGAACGGACGGAGCCGTTCCGATAG
- a CDS encoding iron-containing alcohol dehydrogenase family protein, with protein sequence MHAKGFSFDYRTGKIVVGSGCVARLGDEIDRLGRERAMLVSGQTVGTTAAVVDPLRAGLGDRLVAEFPETTPAKTLGTALDGLRLAREHDVDVVVAVGGGSTLDTAKTLAALSSHDRSSETADAATVAERAVETGELPVADDGDPLSIVAVPTTLAGADLSDIAGVTLTLDRDADTDGGTRSDADEGPPSGGVGDPRLMPSALFYDADLYRTTPRSVLAASAMNGFDKGVEMLYSPHATPITDGTAARGLRLLASGLGTIREDPMDESRLADVLGGIVNVQYGLAGREGYRASIIHAFGHGFSHGFDVHQGTIHGVVAPHVLRYVFGEIDGRRRLLAEALGRSIDGASDAAVADAVVAAVETVRDDLGLPSRLRDLDGIARADLDDVAAAIHDDSLLDVAPEGIDPDVAAIRTVLDTAW encoded by the coding sequence ATGCACGCGAAGGGGTTCTCGTTCGACTATCGCACGGGTAAGATCGTCGTCGGCTCCGGATGCGTGGCCCGTCTCGGCGACGAAATCGACCGCCTCGGCCGCGAGCGGGCGATGCTCGTGAGCGGGCAGACCGTCGGGACCACGGCCGCGGTCGTCGACCCCCTCCGGGCGGGGCTCGGTGACCGGCTCGTCGCGGAGTTTCCCGAAACGACGCCGGCGAAAACGCTCGGGACCGCTCTCGACGGGCTCCGACTCGCCCGCGAGCACGATGTCGACGTCGTCGTCGCCGTCGGGGGCGGCAGCACGCTCGACACGGCGAAAACGCTCGCGGCGCTCTCCTCGCACGATCGTTCGAGCGAGACGGCCGACGCCGCGACGGTCGCCGAACGCGCCGTCGAGACGGGCGAACTCCCCGTCGCCGACGACGGCGACCCGCTTTCGATCGTCGCGGTTCCGACGACGCTCGCCGGGGCAGATCTCTCCGACATCGCGGGCGTGACGCTCACGCTTGACCGCGACGCCGACACCGACGGCGGGACTCGTTCGGACGCGGACGAGGGGCCCCCGAGCGGCGGCGTCGGCGACCCGCGGTTGATGCCGTCGGCGCTCTTCTACGACGCGGATCTCTACCGGACGACGCCGCGGTCGGTGCTTGCGGCCTCGGCGATGAACGGCTTCGATAAGGGCGTCGAGATGCTCTACTCGCCGCACGCGACGCCGATAACCGACGGCACCGCCGCCCGCGGCCTGCGCCTGCTCGCGTCGGGGCTCGGGACGATCCGCGAGGACCCGATGGACGAGAGCCGCCTCGCGGACGTCCTCGGCGGCATCGTGAACGTCCAGTACGGGCTCGCGGGAAGGGAGGGATACCGCGCGTCCATTATCCATGCCTTCGGCCACGGGTTCTCCCACGGCTTCGACGTTCACCAGGGGACGATCCACGGCGTCGTCGCCCCGCACGTCCTCCGCTACGTCTTCGGGGAGATCGACGGCAGACGGCGACTGCTCGCCGAGGCGCTCGGTCGTTCGATCGACGGGGCGTCGGACGCGGCGGTCGCCGACGCCGTCGTCGCCGCCGTCGAAACCGTCCGCGACGACCTCGGGCTCCCGAGCCGCCTCCGCGACCTCGACGGCATCGCTCGGGCGGATCTCGACGATGTCGCGGCGGCGATTCACGACGATTCGCTTCTCGACGTCGCGCCAGAGGGAATCGATCCCGACGTCGCGGCCATTCGAACGGTCCTCGATACCGCGTGGTGA
- the mobA gene encoding molybdenum cofactor guanylyltransferase, whose protein sequence is MRAALILAGGRSTRFGDRDKAVAELAGTPMIRRVVDRLAPVVDEVVINCRRDQLDAIEAALSGVDPEPAFAVDRDPDAGPVAGIARGLEAVSAEYAVVVACDMPFVEPDVVRLLFERAAGEDAAVPRPDEWYQTTQAVYRTEAMRRACRRALERGADRIVAPLEELDAVVVDAIESVGSLDTFENVNTVEEFEAAKERLGSE, encoded by the coding sequence ATGCGCGCTGCGCTCATCCTCGCCGGCGGCCGTTCGACCCGCTTCGGCGACCGCGACAAGGCGGTCGCAGAGCTCGCCGGCACGCCGATGATCCGACGCGTCGTCGATCGGCTCGCGCCCGTCGTCGACGAGGTGGTGATCAACTGCCGGAGGGATCAACTAGACGCGATCGAGGCGGCGCTTTCGGGGGTCGATCCCGAGCCGGCGTTCGCCGTCGACCGCGACCCCGACGCGGGGCCGGTGGCTGGTATCGCCCGCGGCTTGGAGGCCGTTTCCGCGGAGTACGCGGTGGTCGTCGCCTGCGATATGCCGTTCGTCGAGCCCGACGTCGTGCGGCTTCTGTTCGAGCGCGCGGCGGGGGAAGACGCCGCGGTCCCGCGACCGGACGAGTGGTATCAGACCACGCAGGCCGTCTATCGGACCGAGGCGATGCGCCGGGCCTGCCGTCGGGCGCTCGAACGCGGGGCGGATCGGATCGTCGCGCCGCTGGAGGAACTCGACGCGGTCGTCGTCGACGCGATCGAGTCGGTCGGCTCGCTCGACACCTTCGAGAACGTCAACACGGTCGAGGAGTTCGAGGCGGCGAAAGAGCGGCTCGGAAGCGAGTGA
- the yqeC gene encoding selenium cofactor biosynthesis protein YqeC produces the protein MDIVAALEADSGTTCVVGAGGKKTTLAALASRLDRAVVTATVRIPIFDDWVDRVVVTEDPVGALGEMTSDAPSDSSDPESESEDGWPLGLVPERERDDRYRGYDPAVVDELGEFDVPVLVKADGARMRRFKAPSSKEPQLPRTADIVVSVASVHVVGEPLSESLVHRVDEVSKITGLSEGEEISAADVAAVLASEQGGLKDVPAGATAIPLLNMVDDDDLEATAREVAAEIHDRVDVPRVVLAEMRAEDPLVDVV, from the coding sequence ATGGATATCGTCGCTGCGCTGGAGGCCGACAGCGGAACGACCTGCGTCGTCGGCGCGGGCGGGAAGAAGACGACGCTCGCCGCGCTCGCCTCACGATTGGACCGAGCCGTCGTCACCGCGACCGTCCGAATCCCGATTTTCGACGACTGGGTCGACCGCGTCGTCGTCACGGAGGATCCGGTGGGCGCGCTCGGCGAAATGACGAGCGACGCGCCGAGTGATAGCAGTGACCCCGAATCAGAATCCGAGGACGGCTGGCCGCTCGGGCTCGTTCCGGAACGCGAACGCGACGACCGTTATCGGGGCTACGATCCGGCGGTCGTCGACGAACTCGGCGAGTTCGACGTGCCCGTGCTCGTGAAGGCCGACGGTGCGCGGATGCGACGGTTCAAAGCACCGTCGTCGAAGGAACCGCAGCTCCCGAGAACAGCGGACATAGTGGTGTCGGTCGCGAGCGTTCACGTGGTGGGCGAACCCCTCTCGGAATCGCTCGTTCACCGCGTCGACGAGGTATCGAAGATCACCGGACTGTCCGAGGGCGAGGAGATCTCCGCGGCGGACGTCGCCGCCGTGCTCGCGAGCGAACAAGGCGGGCTGAAAGACGTTCCCGCGGGCGCGACGGCGATTCCCCTGCTCAATATGGTCGACGACGACGACCTCGAAGCGACGGCCCGAGAGGTCGCCGCCGAAATCCACGATCGCGTCGACGTCCCGCGGGTGGTTCTGGCGGAGATGCGGGCAGAGGATCCACTCGTCGACGTCGTCTGA
- a CDS encoding CBS domain-containing protein gives MPSERTLVRDVMSTSLVTTSPDATLVEAATRMRSEEVGALLVPSTELAILTSTDILDAIARDCDPAETTVGEVMTESVETVTPELRLTEAAAMMENFGISHLPVVDDDLVGMVSSTDITAQLS, from the coding sequence ATGCCAAGCGAACGGACGCTAGTGAGAGATGTGATGTCGACGTCGCTCGTGACGACCAGTCCGGACGCGACGTTGGTCGAGGCGGCCACGCGGATGCGGAGCGAAGAGGTCGGCGCGCTCTTGGTGCCGTCGACCGAGTTGGCGATCCTCACCAGTACGGACATTCTCGACGCCATCGCTCGCGATTGCGACCCCGCAGAAACCACTGTCGGAGAGGTGATGACCGAATCGGTCGAAACCGTCACGCCTGAGCTTCGGCTCACCGAGGCGGCGGCGATGATGGAGAACTTCGGGATCAGTCACCTCCCCGTCGTCGACGACGACCTCGTCGGGATGGTCTCCTCGACGGACATCACCGCGCAACTGTCCTGA
- the epsC gene encoding serine O-acetyltransferase EpsC has protein sequence MDYRYAGDAHERLFDSYQNDAEPFPTSVTACFPDREHRREEIAILQELLFPTCWNSPELVRDELAVLDRLDDLGSLVKAGICPYTDSRPDKMVAAVLDSLPRVRSLLKKDVEAAYKGDPAAKTYMEIIRSYPGFLAIAIQRFAHVLYDIGAAEYARELTEYGKTQTGIDIHPGAEIGDYFFIDHGTGVVIGETATVGEWVRLYQDVTLGALHFEEEESDEHALKKGYKRHPDIGDSVVIGAGTKVLGAVTVGDHVSIGANSWITEDIPDHTKVFIKDHPTQERKRYEKEQ, from the coding sequence ATGGATTACCGGTACGCCGGAGACGCCCACGAACGGCTCTTCGACTCGTATCAGAACGACGCGGAACCGTTCCCGACGAGCGTGACGGCGTGCTTCCCCGACCGAGAGCACCGCCGCGAGGAGATCGCGATCCTGCAGGAGCTGCTCTTTCCGACGTGCTGGAACTCGCCGGAGCTCGTCCGCGACGAACTGGCCGTGTTGGACCGCCTCGACGACTTGGGGAGCCTCGTCAAGGCCGGAATCTGCCCGTACACCGACAGCCGGCCCGACAAGATGGTCGCGGCCGTGTTGGACAGCCTCCCACGCGTCCGATCGCTGTTGAAGAAAGACGTCGAGGCCGCGTACAAGGGCGACCCCGCGGCGAAGACGTACATGGAGATCATCCGCTCGTACCCCGGCTTCTTGGCGATCGCGATCCAGCGATTCGCGCACGTGCTCTACGACATCGGCGCGGCCGAGTACGCCAGAGAGCTCACCGAGTACGGAAAGACCCAGACCGGCATCGACATCCACCCGGGCGCGGAGATCGGCGACTACTTCTTCATCGACCACGGCACGGGCGTCGTCATCGGCGAGACCGCGACCGTCGGCGAGTGGGTCCGACTCTACCAGGACGTGACGCTCGGCGCGCTCCACTTCGAGGAGGAAGAAAGCGACGAGCACGCGCTGAAGAAGGGATACAAGCGGCACCCGGACATCGGCGATTCCGTCGTCATCGGCGCGGGAACGAAAGTGCTGGGAGCGGTGACGGTCGGGGATCACGTCAGCATCGGTGCGAACTCCTGGATCACCGAGGACATCCCGGACCACACGAAAGTATTCATCAAGGACCACCCGACGCAGGAGCGGAAGCGCTACGAAAAAGAGCAGTAA